One region of Aeromicrobium sp. Sec7.5 genomic DNA includes:
- a CDS encoding TetR/AcrR family transcriptional regulator, which yields MAKSANEVRRQRTLRAISSCARSLADEHGLDGFTMDQLAESVGVSRRTLFNYVPGKVDAVLGISEPPESELVETFMRGGPTGHLLTDVKELIVVLLDDEGPTPAEVAQVRRLIRSDARLHAAVHERFAEVMERFSDGIAQREGEDVEPLTVRLVATLALSLFDIALDQSLADDSISLAQHYARVFEAAMVVTRP from the coding sequence ATGGCGAAGAGTGCAAACGAGGTGCGGCGGCAGCGCACGCTGCGTGCCATCTCGTCCTGCGCCCGCAGCCTGGCCGACGAGCACGGGCTGGACGGCTTCACGATGGACCAGCTCGCCGAGAGCGTCGGGGTGTCTCGTCGCACCCTGTTCAACTACGTCCCCGGCAAGGTCGACGCGGTCCTGGGGATTTCTGAGCCGCCCGAGTCCGAGCTCGTCGAGACCTTCATGCGGGGCGGTCCCACGGGTCACCTCCTGACCGACGTCAAGGAGCTCATCGTCGTGCTGCTCGACGACGAGGGCCCCACGCCGGCCGAGGTCGCGCAGGTCCGTCGGCTCATCCGCTCCGACGCCCGATTGCACGCCGCCGTCCACGAGCGGTTCGCCGAGGTCATGGAGCGTTTCTCCGACGGCATCGCCCAACGCGAGGGGGAGGACGTCGAACCGCTCACGGTCCGCCTGGTCGCGACGCTCGCACTCAGCCTGTTCGACATCGCGCTCGACCAGTCCCTCGCGGACGACAGCATCAGTCTCGCCCAGCACTACGCCCGGGTCTTCGAGGCCGCCATGGTCGTCACCCGCCCCTGA
- a CDS encoding YciI family protein, with product MAKYLLLKHYRGAPAARNDVMMDQWSPEEVSAHIQYMNDFAARLEGTGEYVDGQALAPTGLWVQYDGEGKPPVTDGPFAETKDLIAGWMIIDVDTPERAVELAGELSAAPGKNGEPIHEWLEVRPLYGEPPLVQD from the coding sequence ATGGCCAAGTACCTGCTGCTGAAGCACTACCGCGGCGCACCCGCCGCCAGGAACGACGTGATGATGGACCAGTGGTCGCCCGAGGAGGTCTCGGCGCACATCCAGTACATGAACGACTTCGCCGCCAGGCTCGAGGGCACGGGTGAGTACGTCGACGGCCAGGCCTTGGCGCCGACCGGGCTGTGGGTGCAGTACGACGGCGAGGGCAAGCCCCCGGTGACTGACGGTCCGTTCGCGGAGACCAAGGACCTCATCGCCGGATGGATGATCATCGACGTCGACACCCCGGAGCGAGCCGTCGAGCTCGCCGGCGAGCTCTCCGCCGCACCCGGCAAGAACGGCGAGCCGATCCACGAGTGGCTCGAGGTCCGCCCGCTCTACGGCGAGCCGCCGCTCGTGCAGGACTGA
- a CDS encoding RNA polymerase sigma factor: MEPSFDPATIRALAPQVLAILVRRGAGFAAAEDAVQEALVEAWRSWPDDPPRDPKGWLVTVAWRRHLDAARSEISRRQREERVDAEPEPGPAAPADDSLQLYFLSAHPSLTPSSAVALTLRAVGGLTTRQIADAYLVPEATMAQRIVRAKRTVSSVRLDEPGDVGTVLRTLYLVFNEGYSGDVDLAAEAIRLTRQLAVAADHPEVSGLLALMLLHHARRPARTASDGSLVPLAEQDRTQWDTTSITEGVAILQLALSRDRLGEFQAQAAIAALHADAPTFEETDWAQVVDWYDELVSLTDNPVARLNRVVALAEADGPRAGLTALAELDASLPRYTAVAAHLHEMDGALPTAARLYAEAATRATSTAERDHLTRQAARLNTTTR; encoded by the coding sequence ATGGAGCCGTCGTTCGACCCCGCCACCATCCGGGCGCTGGCCCCGCAGGTCCTGGCGATCCTCGTCCGCCGCGGAGCCGGTTTCGCGGCGGCCGAGGACGCCGTGCAGGAGGCGCTCGTCGAGGCGTGGCGCTCGTGGCCGGACGATCCGCCGCGCGACCCCAAGGGCTGGCTCGTCACGGTCGCCTGGCGACGCCACCTCGACGCCGCACGGTCGGAGATCTCCCGCCGCCAGCGGGAGGAGCGGGTCGACGCCGAGCCCGAGCCAGGACCGGCCGCACCGGCCGACGACTCGCTGCAGCTCTACTTCCTGTCCGCCCACCCGTCGTTGACCCCGTCCTCGGCGGTCGCGCTCACCCTGCGCGCGGTCGGGGGACTCACGACCCGGCAGATCGCGGACGCCTACCTGGTGCCGGAGGCGACGATGGCCCAGCGCATCGTCCGCGCCAAGCGCACCGTCTCGAGTGTGCGTCTCGACGAGCCCGGCGACGTGGGCACCGTGCTGCGCACGCTCTACCTGGTGTTCAACGAGGGCTACTCCGGCGACGTCGACCTCGCGGCCGAGGCCATCCGGCTCACCCGCCAGCTCGCCGTCGCGGCCGACCACCCCGAGGTCTCCGGACTACTTGCGCTCATGCTGCTGCACCACGCCCGACGCCCGGCGCGTACCGCGTCCGACGGCTCGCTCGTGCCATTGGCCGAGCAGGACCGCACCCAGTGGGACACCACCTCCATCACCGAGGGCGTCGCGATCCTGCAGCTCGCCCTGTCGCGCGACCGCCTCGGCGAGTTCCAAGCCCAGGCGGCGATCGCCGCGCTCCACGCCGACGCCCCCACGTTCGAGGAGACCGACTGGGCGCAGGTCGTCGACTGGTACGACGAGCTCGTCAGCCTCACCGACAATCCGGTCGCGCGCCTGAATCGGGTGGTCGCCCTCGCCGAGGCCGACGGGCCTCGGGCCGGACTCACGGCGCTGGCGGAGCTCGACGCCTCGCTCCCCCGGTACACGGCCGTGGCCGCGCACCTTCACGAGATGGACGGCGCCCTCCCCACCGCGGCACGGCTCTACGCCGAGGCGGCGACCCGCGCGACCAGCACGGCGGAACGCGACCACCTCACCCGTCAGGCCGCCCGGCTCAACACGACGACCCGATGA